From the genome of Ralstonia pickettii, one region includes:
- a CDS encoding sodium:solute symporter family protein: MLATDSQQDSRFRKRLFLYYGLYTVGLLLFIVMMGAIEHVRGPGVWLGYVFLFVTIAIYACIGLICRTADLTEYYVAGRRVPAFFNGMATAADWMSAASFIGLAGIVFASGYEGLAYVMGWTGGYCLVAFLLAPYLRKFGGYTVPDFLANRYGNGERGGSSVVRGIAVLGASLCSFVYLVAQIQGVGLVVTRFIGVEFSVGVFFGLAGILVCSFLGGMRAVTWTQVAQYIIMIVSFLGVVAIIGWHRYHDPVPQLSTGRLLVQIEKEERRIAHDPAEQHVRDHFLNEAKALQERISQLPRSFEHAREALNAQLKLARERNAPLREIKALERQREEFPPDAATASILWNQQREDALARSRMAPPSTEPFPSASQNERGTERLNFVLLVFCLMVGTASLPHILTRFHTTPSVRETRNSVSWTLVFVALLYVSAPALAALVKLDLLQHLVGTPFADLPQWVVPWRKVDPPVFALHDINGDGIVQWAEVMMQPDMVVLAAPEIAGLPYVLSGLIAAGALAAALSTADGLLLTIANALSHDVYFHMIDNTASHQRRVTSAKVVLLGVALLAAYVTSLKPGNILFLVGAAFSLAASCFFPVLVLGVFWKRTNRAGAIAGMLTGLAVSVYYIIANYPFFTRMTGVLGQPWFGVDPIASGAFGVPAGFVAAIVVSLLTKPNRPVVDKLVGYIRDPL, encoded by the coding sequence ATCTTGGCCACCGACTCGCAACAAGACAGCCGCTTCCGCAAGCGGCTGTTTCTGTATTACGGGCTCTATACCGTAGGGCTGCTGCTCTTCATCGTGATGATGGGCGCGATCGAACACGTGCGCGGGCCGGGCGTATGGCTCGGTTATGTGTTCCTGTTCGTCACCATCGCGATCTATGCGTGCATCGGACTGATCTGCCGCACCGCCGATCTGACCGAGTATTACGTAGCAGGGCGCCGCGTCCCCGCATTCTTCAACGGCATGGCCACGGCGGCCGACTGGATGAGCGCCGCCTCGTTCATCGGCCTGGCGGGCATCGTGTTCGCCTCGGGCTATGAGGGCCTCGCTTATGTCATGGGTTGGACGGGCGGCTACTGCCTCGTCGCTTTCCTCCTCGCGCCATATCTGCGCAAGTTCGGTGGTTACACGGTGCCGGATTTCCTAGCCAACCGATACGGCAACGGCGAGCGCGGCGGAAGTTCTGTCGTGCGGGGCATCGCGGTGCTGGGCGCGTCGCTGTGTTCCTTCGTCTACCTCGTCGCGCAGATCCAGGGTGTGGGGCTGGTGGTCACGCGGTTTATCGGCGTCGAGTTTTCGGTGGGCGTGTTCTTCGGGCTGGCGGGCATTCTGGTGTGCTCGTTCCTGGGCGGCATGCGTGCTGTGACGTGGACGCAGGTGGCGCAGTACATCATCATGATCGTGTCCTTTCTGGGCGTGGTGGCGATCATCGGTTGGCATCGGTATCACGATCCGGTGCCGCAGCTTTCTACGGGTCGGCTGCTGGTGCAGATCGAGAAAGAGGAGCGGCGCATTGCGCACGACCCGGCCGAGCAGCACGTGCGTGACCACTTTCTGAATGAGGCCAAGGCGCTGCAGGAGCGCATCTCGCAGTTGCCGCGGTCGTTCGAGCATGCGCGCGAGGCATTGAATGCTCAGCTCAAACTTGCCCGCGAACGCAACGCGCCGCTGCGCGAGATCAAGGCGCTGGAGCGCCAGCGGGAAGAGTTTCCGCCGGATGCGGCCACCGCGTCGATCCTTTGGAACCAGCAGCGCGAAGATGCGCTGGCACGCAGCCGCATGGCGCCACCGTCCACCGAACCATTCCCGTCGGCGTCGCAAAACGAGCGGGGCACCGAGCGACTGAACTTTGTGCTGCTGGTGTTTTGCCTGATGGTTGGCACGGCCAGCCTGCCGCACATCCTCACGCGCTTTCACACCACGCCGTCGGTGCGCGAGACACGCAATTCCGTGAGTTGGACGCTGGTTTTCGTGGCGCTGCTGTATGTGTCGGCGCCGGCGCTGGCGGCGCTCGTCAAACTCGATCTGTTGCAGCACCTCGTCGGCACCCCGTTTGCCGACCTGCCGCAATGGGTCGTGCCTTGGCGCAAGGTCGACCCGCCTGTGTTTGCGCTGCATGACATCAACGGCGACGGCATCGTGCAGTGGGCGGAGGTGATGATGCAGCCGGACATGGTTGTGCTGGCCGCGCCCGAGATTGCCGGGCTGCCGTACGTGTTGTCGGGCCTGATCGCGGCCGGTGCGCTGGCGGCGGCGCTGTCGACTGCGGATGGCCTGCTGCTGACCATCGCCAATGCGCTGTCGCACGATGTGTACTTCCACATGATCGACAACACGGCCAGCCACCAGCGGCGCGTGACGAGCGCCAAAGTTGTGTTGCTGGGCGTGGCTCTGCTGGCTGCCTATGTGACGTCATTGAAGCCGGGCAACATCCTCTTCCTGGTCGGGGCAGCCTTCTCGCTGGCGGCGTCGTGCTTCTTTCCGGTATTGGTGCTGGGCGTGTTCTGGAAGCGCACCAATCGTGCCGGTGCCATCGCCGGCATGCTGACGGGGCTGGCCGTGAGCGTGTACTACATCATCGCCAACTACCCGTTCTTCACGCGCATGACGGGTGTACTCGGCCAGCCCTGGTTTGGTGTCGATCCGATCGCCTCGGGTGCGTTCGGCGTACCGGCGGGGTTTGTTGCGGCGATTGTCGTGAGCCTGCTGACCAAGCCGAACCGGCCGGTGGTCGACAAACTCGTTGGCTACATTCGCGATCCGCTGTAA
- a CDS encoding bestrophin-like domain — translation MLFLYNIPAWAMGAVIVFATLLIALGGYVLFRRVFPVTLDAEQRNMTIAMMTAVTTINSLLVAFSAISVWGAYQAATDIVAAEAACATELARDLSAFSHPSATAARSELVTYLQHVVRDEWPSMQQHAHPDANTEAAFDIMFATANRITPRDDRERVLLVEVLARVNEMVKYREKRLQNLEAAMPGTLWGVMLIASSLSLLLLYALPATRFHMALVAVWATTLGLAFFFVLAVDRPFAGEVSVSATPLERAIQTLSNDEPQAHPGLD, via the coding sequence ATGCTCTTCCTCTACAACATCCCCGCATGGGCGATGGGCGCGGTCATCGTCTTCGCCACGCTGCTCATTGCATTGGGCGGCTACGTGCTGTTCCGTCGTGTTTTCCCGGTCACGCTCGACGCCGAACAGCGCAACATGACCATCGCCATGATGACGGCTGTCACAACCATCAACTCGCTGCTGGTCGCCTTTTCTGCCATCTCGGTATGGGGTGCCTATCAAGCCGCGACCGACATCGTGGCCGCGGAAGCTGCGTGTGCTACGGAACTTGCACGCGACCTCTCCGCGTTCTCGCACCCGAGCGCCACCGCCGCGCGCAGCGAGCTGGTCACTTATCTGCAGCACGTTGTGCGCGACGAATGGCCGAGCATGCAGCAGCACGCGCATCCTGATGCCAACACGGAGGCTGCGTTCGACATCATGTTCGCTACGGCCAACCGCATCACGCCCCGCGACGACCGCGAGCGCGTGCTGCTGGTCGAAGTGCTCGCCCGTGTCAACGAGATGGTGAAGTACCGGGAGAAACGCCTGCAGAACCTGGAAGCCGCCATGCCCGGCACGCTATGGGGCGTGATGCTGATCGCCAGCAGCCTGTCGTTGTTGCTGCTCTACGCGCTGCCGGCCACGCGCTTTCACATGGCGCTGGTGGCGGTGTGGGCGACCACGCTCGGCCTCGCGTTCTTCTTTGTGCTGGCCGTGGACAGGCCCTTTGCCGGGGAAGTCAGCGTCAGTGCGACGCCGCTTGAGCGCGCCATCCAGACGTTATCGAACGACGAGCCGCAGGCGCATCCCGGGCTCGACTGA